A window of the Radiobacillus deserti genome harbors these coding sequences:
- the mnmG gene encoding tRNA uridine-5-carboxymethylaminomethyl(34) synthesis enzyme MnmG — protein sequence MTYEAGTYDVIVIGAGHAGVEAAYASAKRGANTLMLSLNLDMIAFMPCNPSVGGPAKGVVVREIDALGGLMGRVIDKTHIQMRMLNTGKGPAVRALRAQADKPLYVQEMKRLLENETNLTMRQGMVNELLIENGECKGVITETKAVYRAKAVVITTGTFMRGRVIIGDLSYESGPNNQRASVKLSEHLEQLGFELVRFKTGTPPRVNSHTIDYSKTEIQPGDEEPRAFSYETTEFITDQIPCWLTYTNEFTHKIIDENLGLSAMYSGMIKGTGPRYCPSIEDKVVRFNDKPRHQIFLEPEGRNTEEVYVQGLSTSLPEFVQHDMVRSIAGLENAEIMRAGYAIEYDAVVPTQLWPTLETKKIPGLFTAGQINGTSGYEEAAGQGIMAGINAASKALDKESVILDRSQAYIGVLIDDLVTKGTNEPYRLLTSRAEYRLLLRHDNADLRLTDIGYDIGLISEERYERFQEKKRLIEEEKKRLQKETVKPDDHVLSIMEEAGAARLKEPTKAYELLRRPEIKYDMIERITAPEKDLPMDVKEQVEIQVKYQGYIEKSNQQVDRMKKMEDKKIPEDIDYDAIGGIATEAREKLKKVRPLSVGQASRISGVNPADVSILLVYIEQGNIAKVSNE from the coding sequence ATGACTTATGAAGCAGGGACATATGACGTCATTGTCATCGGTGCTGGTCACGCAGGAGTTGAAGCAGCTTATGCTTCCGCAAAACGTGGTGCTAATACTTTAATGCTATCCCTAAATCTAGATATGATTGCATTTATGCCTTGTAATCCTTCCGTAGGTGGACCAGCAAAAGGCGTAGTCGTTCGTGAAATAGATGCATTAGGCGGCCTGATGGGACGTGTAATCGACAAAACACACATTCAAATGCGGATGTTAAATACAGGGAAAGGTCCTGCTGTGAGAGCGTTACGTGCACAAGCGGATAAACCACTGTACGTGCAAGAAATGAAGAGACTTTTAGAAAATGAAACGAATTTAACGATGCGTCAAGGGATGGTTAACGAATTATTAATAGAAAATGGAGAATGTAAAGGGGTTATCACGGAGACAAAAGCAGTGTACCGTGCGAAAGCAGTAGTCATCACTACTGGCACCTTTATGCGTGGACGTGTCATTATTGGTGATTTATCCTATGAAAGTGGACCAAACAACCAAAGAGCATCAGTAAAGCTATCGGAACACTTAGAACAACTTGGCTTTGAATTGGTTCGTTTTAAAACAGGTACACCACCTCGAGTGAACAGTCATACGATTGATTATTCAAAAACAGAGATTCAACCAGGCGATGAAGAGCCAAGAGCATTTTCTTATGAAACTACAGAGTTTATAACAGATCAAATTCCTTGCTGGCTCACGTACACGAATGAATTTACACATAAAATTATTGATGAAAACCTTGGGTTATCTGCTATGTATTCAGGAATGATTAAAGGGACAGGGCCAAGATATTGTCCTTCCATTGAAGATAAGGTTGTCCGCTTTAACGATAAACCGCGCCATCAAATTTTTCTAGAGCCAGAAGGACGCAATACAGAAGAAGTTTACGTTCAAGGCCTTTCTACCTCATTACCTGAATTTGTTCAACATGACATGGTACGTTCTATTGCCGGCTTAGAAAACGCAGAAATTATGAGAGCGGGTTATGCCATTGAATATGATGCGGTAGTTCCAACACAATTATGGCCAACATTAGAGACGAAAAAAATACCAGGCCTGTTCACTGCAGGACAAATTAACGGCACGTCTGGCTATGAAGAAGCGGCTGGACAAGGAATCATGGCGGGCATCAATGCTGCATCTAAAGCACTTGATAAAGAATCTGTGATTTTAGATCGTTCCCAAGCGTATATCGGTGTATTAATTGATGACTTAGTAACAAAAGGAACAAATGAGCCTTATCGTTTACTTACATCAAGAGCTGAATATCGACTATTGTTGCGTCATGATAATGCGGATTTAAGATTAACGGATATTGGCTATGATATTGGATTAATTAGTGAAGAACGTTACGAAAGGTTCCAAGAAAAGAAACGGTTGATAGAAGAAGAGAAAAAACGTCTTCAAAAAGAAACGGTTAAGCCTGATGACCATGTATTATCTATTATGGAAGAAGCGGGTGCAGCACGGTTAAAAGAACCGACAAAAGCTTATGAATTGCTAAGAAGACCTGAAATTAAATATGACATGATTGAGCGAATTACTGCACCAGAAAAGGATCTTCCCATGGACGTAAAAGAGCAAGTAGAAATTCAGGTGAAATATCAAGGGTATATTGAAAAATCCAATCAACAAGTGGATCGTATGAAAAAGATGGAAGATAAAAAAATACCAGAGGATATTGATTATGATGCAATCGGTGGTATTGCAACGGAAGCGAGAGAAAAACTAAAGAAAGTTCGTCCATTATCGGTGGGCCAGGCTTCTAGAATTTCCGGAGTTAATCCAGCCGACGTATCCATCTTATTAGTCTATATTGAACAAGGGAACATTGC